A segment of the Thermocrinis sp. genome:
GGGGACATAGACCTAAACCTTATAGCTAAGTTGGGCAGGGAAATAAAGACTTTAAAAGCTTTGGGAGATCAAGTGGTGTTGGTGTCCTCTGGTGCGGTCCTTTGTGGTCTAAAAAAGCTAAACTTGCAAGAAAGGCCAAAAAGCTTGGTGGAAAAACAGGCAATTGCAGGCATAGGCCAAGCTTATCTTATGCATCTTTACGACATGGTCTTTTCAAACTATAAGTTGGTGCCTGCTCAGGTGCTTTTGACCTCTGACGTGTTTAGAGAAAAAACTAAGTTTGACAACGCAAAGAATGCCTTAGAGAAGCTTCTTGAAATGGGTGCGGTACCCATAATAAACGAGAACGACACCGTAGCGGTAGAAGAGCTACTTTTTGGGGACAACGACTTTTTGGCGGTGCATACCGCTTTTATGCTACAGGCAGACATGCTGGTGATCCTATCCACGGCTGGAGGGTTGAGGGACGAAGAGGATAGAGTAGTGCCAGTTGTGGAGGATGTAGATTCTGCTTTCAAGTGGGTAAAGGGTGTTAATTCTACCTATGGCACAGGTGGAATGCTGAGCAAACTCACCGCCACGAAGATTGCAGTTAGCTTAGGTATTCCCGTGGTCATAACTGGAAAGGAGGATTCATTGGAAAATATAAAAGAAGGAAAAACTATGGGAACCTTCTTTAAACCTTCAAAGCCCATAAAGCAAAGTAAAAGGGTGCTGGCTATGATGGAAGAGCCAAAGGGGGTGATATACATAGACGAGGGGGCATACAGAGCACTAAAGGACGGAAAAAGCCTTCTTCCTGCAGGCATAAAAAAGGTAGAGGGCAGTTTTCACAGGGGGCAGGTGGTAGTTCTTTACACGCAGGATAGCTTGCTCGCAGGAAAGGGAAAAACAAACTTCTCTTCCGAAGAATTAAAAAAGGTTTTGGGGAAGAAAGGAGAGGAGGTTAAGAGAATTTTAAAAACAAACAAAGAGGAGGCTATTCACAGGGATAATTTGGTGGTTTTTTAGCAAACGCTCAAAGTAAAGCTTCTAAAAATCTTGCCAGCGCCAGATCCTCTGGATAGGTTATTTTTATGTTTGTTATCTCTCCCATTACTACACCTACCTTATAGCCGTATCTTTCCAACAGCATGGCATCGTCGGTAGAGTGAAAGCCCTCTGCCCTTGCTCTAAGGTGGCATTCTAAAAGGACTTTTCTCAAAAATCCTTGGGGCGTTTGGGAGTGCCAAAGGTTGGTTCTATCCACCGTTTTGATCACTATACCTTCCGAAACCTGCTTTAGAGTATCTCTGACAGGAATGGCGCATATTTTACCTTCAAACTGGCCAAGGTCTGAAACTTTCAAAAACAGCTCTTTGCTTGCAAAGGGACGAGCACAGTCGTGTATGACCACTATGTCTGTCTCTGCACTCAAAAGCCCTTCAAACACCGAATCCTGCCTTTCTTTCCCACCGCAGACCTTTTTAACTTTACCAGGAACCTTTACTTTTTCCATATCCTCCTCTGGAAGGACGAGAATTACCTTATCAAAAAGATCTATCACTTTCTCCAAAGAGTGCATGTAAAGGGGCTTTTCTTTTAGCTTCAGGTATTGCTTTTTAAACCCAAGCCTTTTGCCTTCTCCTCCTGCAAGAAGAATAACTCCCTTTGTCATACTAAGTTCAAAAGCTCTCTGAGTTTTTTGATCTCGTCTCTGAGCTTTGCTGCCTTTTCAAACTCCCACCTCTTGGCGCACTCCCACATTTCCTTTTCCAGTTTGTTTATCTTTTCCACCAAGTCCTCTTCAGTTTTTACATCCTTTGGAAGTCTCAAGGGCAGTTTTACATAGTCAAGTTCTTCTATTGCTAAAAGCTCTTTGACGGGCTTTATTATGCTTTTTGGAATTATACCATGCTCCTTGTTGTATTTTTCCTGGATCTCTCTCCTTCTGTTTGTTTCTTCAATAGCCCTTTGCATGGATGGGGTTATGCGGTCTGCGTAAAGTATAGCCTTTCCGTTTATGTTCCTTGCAGCCCTTCCGATCATCTGAATCAAAGAAGCGTAACTTCTTAAAAAACCTTCCTTGTCCGCATCCAATATGGCTACAAGAGAAACTTCGGGAAGGTCAAGCCCTTCCCTGAGAAGGTTTACACCAACCACAACGTCAATGCTTCCTTCCCTTAATTCTTTGACTATCTTTGCCCTTTCTATGGCGTCCAAGTCTGAGTGCATGTACTTTGCCTTTATGTCTCTCTCGTGAAGGTATTCAGAGATTTCTTCCGCAAGCCTTTTGGTAGTGGTAAGCACCAAAGCTCTTTCTTTTCTTCTTTTCCTTTCTTGGATCTCCTTTACCAAGTTCTCCAGCTGTCCCTTTGTGGGACGCACCTCCACCTCTGGGTCCAAAAGTCCCGTAGGTCTTACTATCTGTTCCACCACCACTCCCGCACTCCTTTCCAGCTCCCACTCTCCAGGAGTGGCAGAGACGTATATAACTTGGTTTATCCGTTCCAAAAACTCTTCAAACTTCAAAGGTCTGTTGTCCAGGGCAGAGGGAAGTCTCCAGCCGTATTCTACTAACTTTTCCTTCCTTGATCTGTCTCCGTTATACATTGCCCTTATTTGAGGAATCGTCACATGGGACTCGTCTATTATTATCAAAAAGTCTTCCGGAAAGTAGTCAAGTAGGGTATAGGGAGGCTCTCCCGGCGCTCTCCCTTCAAAGTATCTTGAGTAGTTTTCTATGCCCTTGCAATGCCCAAGCTCCCTTATCATTTCAATGTCGTGCATGGTTCTTTGATAAAGTCTTTGGGCTTCTACTTCTTTTCCTTGAGATTTAAACCACTTTACTCTTTCGTGCAGGTCCCTCTCAATCTGCTCAAGGGCTGACTCTATGGTGTCCTTTGGGGCTATGTAGTGGGATGCTGGAAAGAGAACAACCTTTTGAAGGCCCTTTATCTTGTGTCTGTTAAAGGCATCTATGAGGGTTATGCTTTCTATTTCGTCGTCCCAAAACTCCACCCTCACTATCTGGTCTTCTAAGTCCGAAGGTATGATCTCCAAAGCTCCACCTTTTATGGAAAAGGTAGCCCTCTTTATAGAATAGTCGTTCCTTTCGTAGCCAATCTCTACAAGCATTCTTGCAAGCTTTGTCTGACTGATTCTTTTACCAACCTCTAAGGGTATTCTCAAAGAATAGTATGCGCTGGGAGAACCAAGACCGTATATGCACGAAACAGAAGCTACAACTATCACATCCCTTCTTTCCAAAACCGATATGGTGGCGGAGTG
Coding sequences within it:
- the proB gene encoding glutamate 5-kinase gives rise to the protein MRLVVKVGSNLIQTQEGDIDLNLIAKLGREIKTLKALGDQVVLVSSGAVLCGLKKLNLQERPKSLVEKQAIAGIGQAYLMHLYDMVFSNYKLVPAQVLLTSDVFREKTKFDNAKNALEKLLEMGAVPIINENDTVAVEELLFGDNDFLAVHTAFMLQADMLVILSTAGGLRDEEDRVVPVVEDVDSAFKWVKGVNSTYGTGGMLSKLTATKIAVSLGIPVVITGKEDSLENIKEGKTMGTFFKPSKPIKQSKRVLAMMEEPKGVIYIDEGAYRALKDGKSLLPAGIKKVEGSFHRGQVVVLYTQDSLLAGKGKTNFSSEELKKVLGKKGEEVKRILKTNKEEAIHRDNLVVF
- the ispD gene encoding 2-C-methyl-D-erythritol 4-phosphate cytidylyltransferase; the protein is MTKGVILLAGGEGKRLGFKKQYLKLKEKPLYMHSLEKVIDLFDKVILVLPEEDMEKVKVPGKVKKVCGGKERQDSVFEGLLSAETDIVVIHDCARPFASKELFLKVSDLGQFEGKICAIPVRDTLKQVSEGIVIKTVDRTNLWHSQTPQGFLRKVLLECHLRARAEGFHSTDDAMLLERYGYKVGVVMGEITNIKITYPEDLALARFLEALL
- the uvrB gene encoding excinuclease ABC subunit UvrB, with translation MVRLKEEVYRLETSLKPAGDQPKAIEELLEGLRQGVKEQVLLGATGTGKTFTIANVIAKYGKPTLIIAHNKILAAQLYRELKELFPNNAVEYFISYYDYYQPEAYIPEKDLYIEKDASINEILERYRHSATISVLERRDVIVVASVSCIYGLGSPSAYYSLRIPLEVGKRISQTKLARMLVEIGYERNDYSIKRATFSIKGGALEIIPSDLEDQIVRVEFWDDEIESITLIDAFNRHKIKGLQKVVLFPASHYIAPKDTIESALEQIERDLHERVKWFKSQGKEVEAQRLYQRTMHDIEMIRELGHCKGIENYSRYFEGRAPGEPPYTLLDYFPEDFLIIIDESHVTIPQIRAMYNGDRSRKEKLVEYGWRLPSALDNRPLKFEEFLERINQVIYVSATPGEWELERSAGVVVEQIVRPTGLLDPEVEVRPTKGQLENLVKEIQERKRRKERALVLTTTKRLAEEISEYLHERDIKAKYMHSDLDAIERAKIVKELREGSIDVVVGVNLLREGLDLPEVSLVAILDADKEGFLRSYASLIQMIGRAARNINGKAILYADRITPSMQRAIEETNRRREIQEKYNKEHGIIPKSIIKPVKELLAIEELDYVKLPLRLPKDVKTEEDLVEKINKLEKEMWECAKRWEFEKAAKLRDEIKKLRELLNLV